In Candidatus Bathyarchaeia archaeon, one DNA window encodes the following:
- a CDS encoding DEAD/DEAH box helicase yields MKIVELPIPESVKEVLLKSGIVELYPPQEEAIKAGALEGRNLVLASPTASGKTLVAELCALKHVLEMDGKVLYLTPLRALANEKYEEFRKYSVITKPDGKLVSVGISTGDYDSSDPWLEHYDIIVATNEKVDSLLRHKAKWLDDVSLVVADEVHLLNEVERGPTLEVVLARLMQTNPNIQILALSATINNVEEIAGWLRAGYITTEWRPITLKEGVLLHNEIQFKDGDARKIEKEVKNPAINLALHTVKTGGQALIFAATRKSAVALAKKTAKKMEELLSKPAKRALEREAERILGAGERTRISELLAELVKRGVAFHHAGLGGEHRKIIEDAFREGKIKVLTATPTLAFGVNLPARTVIIYDYRRYEPGYGYYPISVLEYKQMCGRAGRPKYDKIGEAVIVARTADEADYLMESYVLAKPERIWSRLAVERVLRSHVLATVAADYAHTEAGIYEFFGKTFYAYQYDVAAIKGMIAKILKFLYDEEMIDVSGANIYATRFGKRVSELYIDPVSAVIIRDALRQKPPLLTDFSLLHMVCHTPDMGPILRPSTSEIDTVAVFLEEHRDEFMVLVPDEWDDRIAYEQFLGEVKTAMVLKAWIEEASEDEIIEKYRVQPGDLYRTIESAKWLLYATHELAVLFNNKEIPPLASELTERVEKGVKKELLPIVRLEGVGRVRGRILYNAGYKTIEDLKHAQIEDLMNLPLIGPKLAKKIKEQVGGFIKKEALEKLEKEEEWKQKALTEY; encoded by the coding sequence GTGAAAATAGTAGAACTGCCGATTCCTGAGTCTGTTAAAGAGGTTTTGCTTAAGTCTGGAATTGTGGAGCTTTATCCACCCCAAGAGGAAGCCATAAAAGCTGGTGCCTTGGAGGGCCGTAACCTTGTATTGGCTAGCCCAACGGCTTCTGGTAAGACCTTAGTAGCGGAGCTTTGTGCGCTTAAACATGTTCTAGAAATGGATGGCAAAGTTCTCTATTTGACACCTTTGAGGGCTTTGGCTAACGAGAAATATGAGGAGTTTAGGAAGTATTCCGTTATTACAAAGCCTGACGGCAAACTGGTGAGTGTTGGCATTTCTACAGGCGATTATGACAGTTCGGACCCGTGGCTTGAGCATTACGACATCATTGTGGCAACCAACGAGAAGGTGGACTCGCTTTTGAGGCATAAAGCCAAATGGCTGGACGATGTCAGCCTTGTGGTGGCGGATGAAGTGCATTTGCTTAATGAGGTGGAGCGTGGTCCAACTTTAGAGGTGGTTTTGGCTAGGCTTATGCAGACAAACCCTAATATCCAGATACTGGCTCTGAGCGCCACTATAAACAATGTGGAGGAGATTGCAGGCTGGCTTAGGGCCGGCTACATAACCACCGAATGGCGCCCAATAACGCTGAAGGAAGGCGTCCTACTTCACAATGAAATTCAGTTTAAAGACGGTGACGCCAGAAAAATTGAGAAAGAAGTTAAAAACCCAGCAATAAACTTGGCTTTACACACCGTTAAAACTGGCGGGCAAGCCCTAATCTTCGCGGCCACTCGGAAAAGCGCCGTGGCTTTGGCGAAGAAAACAGCCAAAAAGATGGAAGAGTTGCTTTCAAAACCGGCTAAAAGGGCTTTGGAACGGGAGGCTGAGCGGATTCTAGGCGCCGGCGAAAGAACAAGGATAAGCGAGCTGTTGGCTGAGCTAGTTAAGCGAGGCGTCGCCTTTCACCATGCTGGTCTAGGGGGCGAGCACAGGAAAATCATTGAAGATGCGTTTCGCGAGGGCAAGATTAAGGTTTTAACTGCCACGCCCACACTGGCTTTTGGCGTGAACCTCCCGGCCAGAACTGTCATCATATACGATTATAGGCGTTATGAGCCGGGGTACGGCTACTACCCCATAAGCGTTTTAGAGTACAAGCAGATGTGCGGGCGAGCTGGCAGACCAAAATATGACAAGATAGGCGAAGCCGTTATAGTGGCAAGGACAGCCGACGAAGCCGATTACTTGATGGAAAGTTATGTGCTCGCCAAGCCCGAGCGCATATGGTCCAGACTCGCCGTGGAGCGTGTCTTGCGCAGCCACGTGCTGGCCACTGTTGCGGCTGATTACGCTCACACGGAAGCCGGCATTTACGAGTTTTTCGGCAAAACTTTCTACGCCTACCAGTATGACGTGGCAGCCATTAAGGGCATGATCGCCAAAATCCTCAAGTTCCTATATGATGAGGAAATGATAGACGTAAGCGGAGCCAACATTTACGCCACAAGATTCGGCAAACGCGTAAGCGAACTCTACATAGACCCGGTTTCAGCAGTCATAATCCGCGACGCCCTACGGCAGAAGCCTCCGCTCCTAACCGATTTCAGCCTCCTCCACATGGTCTGCCACACCCCCGATATGGGGCCAATTCTCCGACCATCCACCAGCGAAATTGACACCGTTGCAGTCTTCTTGGAAGAGCACCGGGACGAGTTTATGGTGCTGGTTCCAGACGAGTGGGATGACCGCATAGCCTATGAGCAGTTTCTAGGCGAAGTGAAAACAGCCATGGTTCTGAAGGCTTGGATTGAAGAAGCCAGCGAAGACGAAATAATCGAGAAATATCGTGTCCAGCCAGGCGACCTATATCGGACAATTGAGAGTGCAAAGTGGCTGTTATACGCCACCCATGAACTGGCAGTCCTATTTAACAACAAGGAAATCCCACCACTAGCCAGCGAACTCACCGAGAGAGTGGAAAAAGGCGTGAAGAAGGAGCTTCTCCCCATAGTCCGCCTAGAAGGCGTAGGCAGAGTGCGAGGCCGTATACTATACAACGCCGGGTACAAAACAATAGAAGACCTAAAACACGCCCAAATCGAAGACTTAATGAACCTACCGCTGATCGGACCGAAGCTAGCAAAAAAGATTAAGGAGCAAGTGGGCGGCTTCATCAAAAAAGAAGCCTTAGAGAAACTTGAAAAGGAAGAGGAGTGGAAGCAGAAGGCCTTAACCGAATATTGA
- a CDS encoding cysteine desulfurase family protein, translating into MVMVENVRELLKAHEGLKHEVYLDIENSSFVAPEVVEAMLPYFNKRAYGNPTLTHKPGWEAYEAIMESAQKIAGFLGCKSLEEVNFTPGETEANNLALLGTVSQLRGKGRKIVISEIEPLSVIHIAEMLEKQGFLVVKVPVDSEGFVNLEKLKEVVDSETVLASFSAVNHEIGTIQPIKEITEIVKDKSPNALVHTDASDTYGKIPFNVQKADVDMATISSYKVLGPRGIGALYVREGVNIQRILEGQIGTQKLWPGVENTPLIVGFAKASELAFENFERNVNHMRRLRDKLIEGIVSRISDVMLNGPKGDKRAPDNVNISFLRCEGEALTIELSLNGVYVSSGSACTRRLLQPSHVLIAIGRKFEEAHGSILMKVTRVHTEADIDYVLEVLPKAVERLRGITGSTVVE; encoded by the coding sequence ATGGTTATGGTGGAAAACGTCCGTGAGCTTCTCAAAGCCCATGAAGGGCTAAAACACGAAGTTTACCTAGACATTGAAAACTCAAGCTTTGTTGCACCAGAAGTTGTTGAAGCCATGCTCCCATACTTTAACAAGCGTGCCTATGGTAATCCGACGCTAACCCACAAGCCGGGATGGGAAGCCTACGAAGCTATAATGGAGTCAGCCCAAAAAATAGCTGGTTTTCTGGGATGCAAAAGCCTTGAAGAGGTTAACTTTACTCCGGGTGAAACGGAAGCCAACAACCTTGCCTTGTTAGGGACGGTTTCCCAACTGCGTGGGAAAGGCAGAAAAATCGTGATCTCCGAGATTGAGCCGCTAAGTGTTATACATATAGCGGAAATGCTTGAAAAACAAGGCTTTTTAGTGGTTAAGGTTCCGGTGGACAGCGAAGGCTTCGTGAACCTTGAAAAGCTGAAAGAGGTCGTGGACAGCGAAACCGTTCTCGCAAGCTTTTCAGCGGTTAACCATGAAATTGGAACAATACAGCCCATAAAAGAGATAACCGAAATAGTCAAGGATAAAAGCCCAAACGCTCTCGTCCACACGGACGCCTCAGACACCTATGGAAAAATCCCATTCAACGTGCAAAAGGCAGATGTGGACATGGCTACGATAAGCAGCTATAAAGTGCTGGGCCCACGCGGGATAGGTGCCTTATACGTTAGGGAGGGCGTAAACATACAAAGAATATTGGAGGGCCAAATAGGCACCCAGAAACTCTGGCCCGGGGTCGAGAACACACCGCTTATTGTTGGTTTTGCAAAAGCCTCCGAACTGGCTTTCGAAAACTTTGAGAGAAACGTTAATCACATGCGGAGGCTCCGCGACAAACTTATCGAGGGCATAGTGAGCAGAATATCAGACGTGATGCTTAACGGGCCGAAAGGCGATAAAAGAGCGCCGGACAACGTTAACATAAGTTTTCTGCGCTGTGAAGGGGAAGCTTTAACCATCGAGCTAAGCCTTAACGGCGTATATGTTTCAAGTGGAAGTGCATGCACGAGACGTTTGCTACAGCCAAGCCACGTGTTAATCGCTATTGGCAGAAAATTTGAGGAGGCCCATGGAAGCATCCTCATGAAGGTCACACGAGTCCACACTGAAGCGGACATAGACTATGTGTTGGAGGTTTTGCCTAAAGCCGTTGAAAGGCTTAGGGGTATAACAGGCTCAACGGTGGTGGAATAA
- a CDS encoding iron-sulfur cluster assembly scaffold protein yields the protein MSRVPLPYSHKILELFRNPKNLGKMEDATVSAVAGNPQCGDMITFYLKINEQDIIEKATFESYGCAANIATSSIVTEKVKGMKLEDAWKITWKSVAEEVGGLPAVKFHCGILAVGALRRAIRAYYKMKQQKPEWLPEELTFEEKQALEEEELAKILAKKMKMAEEGSQNV from the coding sequence ATGTCGCGGGTGCCATTACCCTACAGCCATAAAATCCTCGAACTTTTCAGGAATCCGAAAAACTTGGGGAAAATGGAGGACGCCACGGTTTCAGCTGTTGCGGGCAACCCCCAATGCGGGGACATGATAACTTTCTATCTGAAAATCAACGAGCAAGACATAATTGAAAAGGCAACCTTCGAAAGCTACGGATGCGCCGCTAACATCGCCACCTCAAGCATCGTAACCGAGAAAGTCAAAGGAATGAAACTTGAAGACGCTTGGAAAATCACCTGGAAAAGCGTGGCCGAAGAAGTGGGCGGGCTGCCCGCCGTCAAATTTCACTGCGGCATACTAGCCGTTGGAGCTTTGAGACGTGCAATTCGTGCCTACTATAAAATGAAACAGCAAAAGCCGGAATGGCTGCCGGAAGAACTAACCTTCGAAGAAAAACAGGCACTTGAAGAGGAGGAGTTGGCGAAGATTCTCGCCAAGAAAATGAAAATGGCGGAAGAAGGCAGCCAAAATGTTTGA
- a CDS encoding cysteine desulfurase, with protein sequence MFDPCKVREDFPILKRKINNHPLIYFDNAATSQKPRQVIEAMKEFYEKHNANVHRAVHTLSLEATELYEEAHEEVAKFIGAKSMEEIIFVRGTTEAINLVAYSWGLHNLQREDEVLVSLMEHHSNIVPWEILSKIKGFKVKYADVNPDGTLNYESLKEMLTPKVKLVCITHVSNVTGVINDVKAIAKLAHENGALVLVDGAQSVPHMPINVKNLDCDFLAFSGHKMLGPTGIGVLYGKREILEEMEPFHGGGEMIREVSFNLETRRCKISWNELPWKFEAGTPDVCGAVGLTAAIKYLRTLGMDNVKAHESNLTEYALKRLKECQKVTVYGPEDVRLKCGIIPFNVEGFISHDVALLLDSYGIMIRSGFHCAQPLHQKLGISSSARASFYIYNTREEVDRFVEALKEIEQTL encoded by the coding sequence ATGTTTGATCCATGCAAGGTTAGGGAAGACTTCCCAATTCTTAAGCGGAAAATAAACAATCATCCGCTCATATACTTTGATAATGCGGCAACGTCTCAAAAGCCAAGGCAAGTCATCGAAGCTATGAAGGAGTTTTATGAGAAGCATAACGCCAACGTTCATCGGGCAGTGCACACCCTATCACTGGAGGCTACGGAGCTCTACGAGGAAGCCCACGAAGAAGTCGCCAAATTTATAGGCGCCAAAAGCATGGAGGAAATAATCTTCGTTAGGGGCACAACTGAAGCCATAAACCTCGTTGCCTACTCATGGGGGCTCCACAACCTCCAGCGGGAAGACGAGGTTCTCGTAAGCCTCATGGAGCACCACAGCAATATAGTGCCATGGGAAATCCTCTCAAAAATAAAAGGCTTCAAGGTCAAATACGCTGACGTAAATCCAGATGGCACGTTGAACTACGAATCCCTGAAGGAAATGCTGACGCCCAAGGTGAAGCTCGTCTGCATAACCCACGTCTCGAACGTGACGGGCGTAATAAACGACGTCAAGGCAATTGCGAAATTAGCCCATGAAAATGGAGCCCTAGTGCTTGTGGATGGAGCTCAGTCCGTTCCCCACATGCCGATAAACGTTAAGAACCTTGACTGCGATTTCTTGGCTTTTTCTGGGCACAAGATGCTTGGACCCACAGGGATAGGCGTATTGTATGGTAAGAGGGAAATCCTCGAGGAAATGGAGCCCTTTCATGGAGGTGGCGAAATGATTAGGGAGGTCTCCTTTAACCTTGAAACACGGCGATGCAAAATTTCATGGAACGAGCTTCCCTGGAAGTTCGAGGCTGGAACCCCTGACGTCTGTGGAGCGGTTGGCTTAACAGCCGCAATAAAATATTTGAGAACTCTTGGAATGGATAACGTAAAAGCCCATGAAAGCAACTTGACAGAGTATGCCCTAAAACGCCTAAAGGAATGCCAAAAAGTTACGGTTTATGGACCTGAAGATGTTAGGCTGAAGTGTGGAATCATACCTTTCAACGTTGAAGGATTCATCTCCCACGACGTAGCTCTGCTGTTGGACAGTTATGGCATAATGATTAGAAGTGGCTTTCACTGCGCCCAGCCTCTCCACCAAAAGCTGGGGATTTCCTCATCGGCGAGAGCCAGCTTCTACATCTACAACACTCGAGAGGAAGTAGACCGTTTTGTTGAAGCTCTAAAGGAGATTGAGCAAACCCTATGA
- a CDS encoding AAA family ATPase produces MSYTKQKLGEKPIAAAVGFGYQGGRRKLTNTTIVTEEQTKTSIKDTKISVSITKTATSDEDRYAELRRKYRIDKYDLHPGYVFPESVRSLIPRNTPEYVDRGFNYVERIVRALYYFKQCALVGPSGTGKTHIVYLIAELCGLPIWEINCGLQTSSYDLFGRYIGLGKENWVDGQIVMWCRNGGILYLDEANMMKQDIASRLNPVLDTRGHIVLTEKDNEIVHRHPYGYLIISMNPFSAEFVGTKPLNAALRRRMSVWINFDYLSVGDRIAPEEIELIAKRSGVDMKTAEKIVRVGAELRKQYKNGDLPYGPSPGDLINWATLIADGCPPIEAAVETIVGTTSDDVEIQAAVKRIVESFFST; encoded by the coding sequence TTGTCATATACAAAGCAGAAGCTAGGAGAAAAACCAATAGCGGCTGCGGTCGGCTTCGGATACCAAGGCGGAAGAAGAAAACTAACCAACACTACAATAGTCACGGAAGAACAAACAAAAACATCCATCAAAGATACAAAAATATCCGTTTCAATAACGAAGACAGCAACAAGCGACGAGGACAGATACGCCGAATTAAGAAGAAAATACCGCATAGACAAGTATGACCTCCATCCCGGTTACGTTTTCCCGGAGTCGGTGCGTTCCCTCATACCGAGAAACACCCCTGAATACGTGGATAGAGGCTTCAACTATGTTGAGCGAATAGTCCGCGCCTTGTACTATTTCAAGCAGTGTGCCCTGGTTGGACCCAGCGGCACCGGAAAAACTCACATAGTATACCTGATTGCTGAGTTATGCGGCTTACCCATATGGGAGATAAACTGTGGACTGCAAACATCCTCCTACGATCTGTTCGGCAGATACATAGGTCTTGGAAAGGAGAACTGGGTTGATGGTCAAATAGTGATGTGGTGCAGAAACGGCGGCATCCTATACCTGGACGAGGCAAACATGATGAAACAGGATATTGCGTCAAGGCTTAACCCCGTTCTTGACACGCGCGGCCACATAGTCTTAACCGAAAAGGACAATGAAATCGTGCACAGGCATCCATACGGCTACCTGATAATTTCGATGAACCCGTTCTCAGCCGAGTTCGTTGGAACAAAGCCCCTGAACGCGGCGTTAAGAAGACGTATGTCAGTATGGATAAACTTTGACTATTTGAGCGTAGGCGATAGAATAGCCCCGGAAGAAATTGAGTTGATCGCAAAGAGAAGCGGTGTAGACATGAAAACCGCTGAAAAAATCGTTAGAGTGGGTGCAGAACTCCGAAAACAATACAAGAATGGTGATTTGCCCTATGGACCCTCTCCCGGAGACCTAATAAACTGGGCAACGCTGATAGCTGATGGCTGCCCACCAATAGAAGCGGCTGTCGAGACAATCGTTGGAACAACAAGCGACGACGTAGAAATCCAAGCAGCGGTAAAACGCATAGTCGAATCATTCTTCAGCACATAA
- a CDS encoding vWA domain-containing protein, protein MNFFDFAWSTVLRVTKKHYSEIKVLLHDDLKYPYLGRDEKGYVLHLIKPTKVDNAHVVFQGLKFNLQNPTHKKIIWYLFKASVYHLCLHALFSDPTVYSKWARGKQLNLAAFVVSLVEDAIIDKNLRTHFGWMLPEIVYANVISYLRMKRAEELSSDISRAMVSTLLNYNLGKIKGEVKNDLKVDIEAITTMLQKIGEKPTADEKIGHASKIYDALSVYGQTFEVPSLLYTESHGTNNMFYNTQIPKEEEIQAMFSETLQANKPADKRQNPIDEGEAGRALTSWLEREKAQLKILREYMEIGKNTQFEDFTFPAEDYAEYQRSKELLGSPVRRILHQLRLLKNITGEDFKQESGFIDLQEAIQVIASKSRRTDIFVREELQTREDAWSILIDASHSLSMFKGEVRGIALCLAEVARLLILNQNSWGMYAFNNKFYIVKDFTERYDARVRARIGGLTHGGFTYLPDAILLAAQALKGKLEEARVLVVVSDFFPAGYDDAEEKLKEAVKKVERMGVGIIGIGVNSSAVKRYIRTNCVVENPYDLIKKFTRAFIEFSSS, encoded by the coding sequence TTGAACTTTTTTGACTTCGCTTGGTCAACAGTGCTCCGCGTGACGAAGAAACACTATAGCGAGATTAAGGTTCTCCTCCATGATGACTTGAAGTATCCATACCTAGGCAGGGATGAGAAAGGTTATGTTTTGCACCTGATCAAGCCTACGAAAGTGGATAATGCCCACGTTGTTTTCCAAGGGTTAAAATTTAACCTCCAGAACCCAACTCACAAGAAAATTATTTGGTACCTGTTCAAAGCTTCAGTCTATCATCTCTGCCTTCATGCGCTTTTCTCTGACCCAACAGTGTACTCGAAATGGGCTAGGGGTAAACAGCTCAACCTAGCTGCTTTTGTTGTTAGCCTTGTGGAAGACGCTATAATAGACAAGAATCTAAGAACGCATTTTGGCTGGATGCTCCCCGAAATAGTTTACGCAAACGTAATTTCATATCTCAGAATGAAGAGGGCGGAAGAGCTTTCAAGCGATATTTCAAGGGCTATGGTTTCAACGCTTCTGAACTATAATCTCGGAAAAATCAAGGGCGAAGTCAAAAATGACTTGAAAGTGGACATTGAAGCCATAACGACTATGCTGCAGAAAATTGGAGAAAAACCAACAGCTGATGAAAAAATAGGCCACGCCAGCAAAATATACGATGCCCTATCGGTTTACGGTCAAACCTTTGAGGTTCCATCTCTCCTGTACACTGAAAGCCACGGAACAAATAACATGTTCTATAACACGCAAATACCGAAGGAAGAGGAAATCCAAGCCATGTTCTCGGAAACACTGCAAGCCAACAAGCCAGCAGATAAGAGACAAAACCCCATAGATGAGGGCGAAGCAGGTAGAGCCCTAACAAGCTGGCTGGAACGAGAAAAAGCCCAACTCAAAATCCTAAGAGAATACATGGAAATTGGGAAAAACACGCAATTCGAGGATTTCACTTTCCCAGCGGAAGATTATGCTGAATACCAGCGAAGCAAAGAACTCTTAGGCAGTCCCGTTAGACGGATACTCCACCAGCTGAGACTTTTAAAGAACATTACCGGCGAAGACTTTAAACAGGAAAGCGGCTTCATCGACCTACAAGAGGCTATACAGGTCATTGCAAGCAAAAGCAGAAGAACAGACATTTTTGTCCGTGAAGAGCTGCAAACAAGAGAGGACGCATGGTCCATCCTCATAGATGCCAGCCACAGCCTAAGCATGTTTAAAGGCGAGGTTAGAGGCATAGCCCTATGCCTAGCTGAGGTCGCCCGCCTATTGATATTGAATCAGAACTCGTGGGGGATGTATGCCTTCAACAACAAATTCTACATAGTAAAAGACTTCACGGAAAGATATGACGCCAGAGTAAGAGCTAGGATAGGAGGGCTAACTCATGGAGGATTCACATACCTACCAGATGCCATACTGCTTGCAGCCCAAGCCCTGAAGGGAAAACTGGAAGAGGCAAGAGTGCTTGTTGTGGTCTCAGACTTCTTCCCCGCGGGATATGATGATGCGGAGGAAAAACTAAAAGAGGCTGTAAAAAAGGTTGAAAGGATGGGCGTGGGCATAATAGGCATAGGTGTAAACAGCAGCGCCGTTAAACGCTACATACGAACAAACTGCGTGGTGGAAAACCCATACGACCTAATCAAAAAATTCACAAGAGCCTTTATAGAATTCAGCTCCAGCTAA